A region of Streptomyces sp. NBC_00654 DNA encodes the following proteins:
- a CDS encoding DUF6339 family protein has product MTEKPNHLPERLALLADLNAAQYIGEGLLTGKEDVPAIGLNKVTEPLPYAEASRAELGPVRGLVDDAMHVFGDGKPTAADAWLAPRLHATLRLSRREAADRRFWNYLALGVAPDYVVWRHTSEPKKDELPRATAARFSGPAYTQAFARLWWAAELFRDGPDYAPVETVCAHQDMLNSALRLDVIDHRPTAQAMARLIERGTVRTGREINALAAVINASAATLMYDVIAPDIERDGRPLRGWIEAAEWAAAVPRRTLPEGPPEEKAPEASVVALADLFASLFAEAPVRGKATVDAA; this is encoded by the coding sequence ATGACCGAGAAGCCGAACCACCTGCCCGAACGTCTGGCCCTGCTCGCGGACCTCAACGCCGCGCAGTACATCGGTGAAGGACTGCTCACCGGCAAGGAGGACGTCCCCGCCATCGGGCTCAACAAGGTCACCGAACCTCTGCCGTACGCGGAGGCGAGCCGTGCCGAGCTGGGGCCGGTCCGTGGTCTGGTCGACGACGCCATGCATGTCTTCGGTGACGGGAAGCCGACGGCGGCCGACGCCTGGCTGGCCCCTCGGCTGCACGCGACGCTGAGACTCAGCCGACGCGAGGCCGCCGACCGACGGTTCTGGAACTACCTGGCGCTGGGTGTGGCCCCCGACTACGTCGTCTGGCGTCACACTTCCGAGCCGAAGAAGGACGAGCTGCCGAGGGCCACCGCCGCACGGTTCAGCGGACCGGCGTACACACAGGCGTTCGCCCGGCTGTGGTGGGCGGCCGAACTGTTCCGCGACGGTCCCGACTACGCACCGGTCGAGACCGTGTGCGCGCACCAGGACATGCTCAACAGCGCCCTGAGGCTCGACGTGATCGACCACCGACCCACGGCGCAGGCGATGGCGCGCCTGATCGAGCGCGGCACGGTGAGGACCGGCCGGGAGATCAACGCGTTGGCGGCGGTGATCAACGCTTCGGCGGCCACGCTCATGTACGACGTCATCGCTCCGGACATCGAGCGGGACGGCCGGCCTCTGCGGGGCTGGATCGAGGCGGCGGAGTGGGCGGCCGCCGTGCCGCGCCGGACGCTTCCGGAAGGCCCCCCCGAGGAGAAGGCACCCGAGGCGTCCGTGGTCGCACTGGCCGACCTGTTCGCGAGCCTCTTCGCCGAGGCCCCCGTACGCGGAAAGGCCACCGTCGACGCGGCGTGA
- a CDS encoding DNA cytosine methyltransferase, which yields MSKLRFVDVCAGAGGLALGLEGAGFDPVLLLDRKPVACETLRRNRPAWNVLEMDLLDFVPDEHPRTYDVDLLSAGLPRVKSSATAARTETEEELRLLEAAVLLAHSVQPRALLIENVPGLVDSPSFEAVREFIRKELEHLGYRFRWFVLNAADFGVPQDRKQGVLVALKERYFDAFRPPAPTVDSHVPVGSALRRSMAARGWPGADAWAAQALSVAPTLVGGSDKRGGADLGLTGTKKAWERMGVNGGALADEVPGPDDSPSGLIKLTVEQAALLQSFPREWSFAGKKTARYRQIGHASPPPVGTALGRAVAAALDA from the coding sequence ATGAGCAAACTGCGGTTCGTCGATGTGTGCGCGGGCGCGGGCGGATTGGCTCTGGGGCTGGAGGGGGCGGGTTTCGACCCCGTCCTGCTTCTGGACCGGAAGCCGGTGGCCTGCGAGACGCTTCGCCGGAACCGGCCCGCGTGGAACGTCCTGGAGATGGATCTGCTGGACTTCGTTCCGGACGAGCATCCGCGGACCTACGACGTCGACCTGTTGTCGGCCGGGCTGCCGCGCGTGAAGTCCAGCGCGACCGCGGCGAGGACGGAGACGGAGGAGGAGCTGCGCCTGCTGGAGGCGGCGGTGCTGCTCGCACACTCCGTCCAACCGCGGGCGCTGCTCATCGAGAACGTGCCCGGCCTGGTCGACTCCCCGTCCTTCGAGGCCGTCCGGGAATTCATCCGCAAGGAGCTGGAACACCTCGGGTACCGGTTCCGCTGGTTCGTCCTGAACGCGGCCGACTTCGGCGTGCCGCAGGACCGCAAACAGGGCGTGCTCGTCGCGCTGAAGGAGCGGTACTTCGACGCGTTCCGCCCGCCGGCGCCCACGGTCGACAGTCATGTCCCGGTCGGCAGCGCGCTGCGCCGCTCCATGGCCGCTCGTGGTTGGCCCGGTGCGGACGCGTGGGCGGCACAGGCGCTGAGTGTCGCCCCCACCCTGGTGGGTGGCTCGGACAAGCGAGGAGGCGCGGACCTGGGGCTCACGGGGACCAAGAAGGCCTGGGAACGCATGGGGGTCAACGGTGGGGCGCTGGCCGACGAGGTTCCCGGACCGGACGACTCCCCCTCAGGGTTGATCAAACTCACGGTCGAGCAGGCCGCGCTTCTCCAGTCGTTCCCCCGGGAATGGTCGTTCGCCGGGAAGAAGACCGCGCGCTACCGCCAGATCGGCCACGCCTCACCCCCGCCCGTCGGAACGGCACTCGGCCGGGCCGTCGCGGCGGCCCTGGACGCATGA
- a CDS encoding very short patch repair endonuclease, whose protein sequence is MSTAKPSSPGVSARMSRQASRDTAPEVAVRKLLHAEGYRFRVNVRVPDMPRRTIDIAFTRAKVAVMIDGCFWHGCPVHATQPKSNAQWWRDKLDRNMARDLETTEHLASAGWTVLRFWEHEPPAGAAEKVAAAVERERQARPKRHKGGDL, encoded by the coding sequence ATGAGCACGGCGAAACCTTCGTCCCCCGGCGTCTCCGCCCGGATGAGCCGCCAGGCGAGCCGCGACACCGCGCCCGAGGTGGCGGTGCGCAAGCTGCTGCACGCGGAGGGGTACCGCTTCCGGGTCAACGTGCGCGTGCCGGACATGCCCCGGCGGACCATCGACATCGCGTTCACCCGGGCCAAGGTGGCCGTGATGATCGACGGTTGCTTCTGGCACGGCTGCCCCGTGCACGCGACGCAACCGAAGTCGAACGCCCAGTGGTGGCGGGACAAGCTCGACCGGAACATGGCGCGGGACCTGGAGACGACCGAGCACCTGGCTTCGGCGGGCTGGACCGTACTGCGGTTCTGGGAGCACGAACCTCCGGCCGGTGCCGCCGAGAAGGTGGCGGCGGCAGTCGAGCGGGAGCGACAGGCACGGCCGAAACGACACAAGGGTGGGGACCTATGA
- a CDS encoding DNA cytosine methyltransferase, whose protein sequence is MTRPAHPSLPPAKFGIVDLFAGPGGLDIAATIMAGEGVASIGVEWDDATRRTRDAAGLLTTEVKDVAALGPCDPSVVEATVLTGGPPCQSFSVAGNRKGHEALDDVERLATRLADHEDIDSFDKAWEEVKAETDLMSDERTGFVLQPLRWIMEAKLRRGRPYDVVVLEQVPTVLPVWKHYVKILKRTGYAADAHVLHSEDFGVPQARRRAVLIAQYDPGNERREVRFPKATHQRYVKGAERLTTTGGQEDDSLFSTLPDGEEDEPIKPWVSMGDALEATRPDDFVMVSNYGSGGDPKNRGRRTSDEPAPTITGKVRRNRLYLLKGEAGAKEVGEELERLSFEEAGLLQSFPAAYPWRSTDVAQQIGNAIPPRLSLHILSMALLREKPRKEWYGELKGWKPQTPSPVEDEDA, encoded by the coding sequence ATGACCCGCCCAGCACACCCCTCACTTCCGCCTGCGAAATTCGGGATCGTCGATCTCTTCGCCGGGCCCGGCGGTCTCGACATCGCCGCCACGATCATGGCGGGCGAGGGTGTGGCGAGCATCGGCGTCGAGTGGGACGACGCCACGCGCCGGACACGTGACGCGGCCGGTCTGCTGACCACCGAGGTCAAGGACGTCGCCGCGCTGGGCCCGTGCGACCCGTCGGTCGTCGAGGCGACGGTGCTCACCGGCGGGCCGCCCTGCCAGTCCTTCTCCGTCGCGGGCAACCGGAAGGGTCACGAGGCGCTGGACGACGTGGAGCGTCTGGCCACGCGGTTGGCCGACCACGAGGACATCGATTCGTTCGACAAGGCGTGGGAAGAGGTCAAGGCCGAGACCGACCTCATGTCGGACGAGCGCACCGGATTCGTGCTCCAGCCCCTGCGCTGGATCATGGAGGCCAAGCTCAGGCGCGGTCGACCGTACGACGTGGTCGTCCTGGAGCAGGTACCCACCGTTCTGCCGGTGTGGAAGCACTACGTCAAGATCCTCAAGCGGACCGGATACGCGGCCGACGCCCACGTCCTGCACTCCGAGGACTTCGGTGTCCCGCAGGCCCGTCGACGGGCCGTGCTGATCGCGCAGTACGACCCCGGGAACGAGCGTCGTGAGGTGCGCTTCCCGAAAGCGACGCATCAGAGGTACGTGAAGGGCGCCGAAAGGCTGACGACGACGGGCGGCCAGGAGGACGATTCCCTTTTCTCGACCCTGCCCGACGGCGAGGAGGACGAGCCCATCAAGCCCTGGGTGTCCATGGGAGACGCGCTCGAAGCGACCCGTCCCGACGACTTCGTCATGGTCTCCAACTACGGCTCCGGCGGCGACCCCAAGAACCGAGGACGCCGCACCTCCGACGAGCCCGCGCCGACGATCACCGGCAAGGTACGACGCAACCGGCTCTACCTGCTCAAGGGCGAGGCGGGCGCGAAGGAGGTCGGTGAGGAACTGGAACGGCTGTCGTTCGAAGAGGCCGGGCTCCTCCAGTCCTTCCCCGCCGCGTACCCCTGGCGGTCCACCGATGTGGCCCAGCAGATCGGCAACGCCATCCCGCCCCGTCTCTCCCTCCACATCCTGAGCATGGCTCTCCTGCGCGAGAAGCCGAGGAAGGAGTGGTACGGCGAGCTCAAGGGCTGGAAGCCGCAGACCCCGTCCCCGGTCGAGGACGAGGACGCCTGA